From the Solibacillus sp. FSL R5-0449 genome, one window contains:
- the ezrA gene encoding septation ring formation regulator EzrA codes for MIKYIIIVVVVLLALLMAGLVVRRKHNAEIGRLDKEKLQIQHYPIFEELAKVKALNMNGQTEELFENWRNRWLDVVDKQIPKIDELLFDAEEFVDRFKFKKASHTERDIEQELAKCEQVRVQIITELDELIGSEEKNRIEIEQLKEYYRSARKTILAHQHSFGPALEALEKKLEQFTPKFEEFDELTKDGNYLQAREIVLQLNSEAQEIFSLLNDVPTLLTEIQTKIPTAIHELRNGQREMEEQRYYLRHLELTEYLNGLENELEMLKTAIAELNLPAVSPRIQTINDEIDHFYNLLEKEVMARKYVERNCSGMYSVINDVMRLTKDINDEVAYVQHSYRLQDKEAEIPKAGLKHLEVLQRRYELLSTRVQEEKSAYSSLQEELKEITDEIEQIAEEQEKFSNKLKNLRIDENKARAELETLKRLLQDTERLLGRANIPGIPEEMDARLEEAAEQIFVVVQSLQEVPLNIIQVNQHLLNAKQSIEETHEKAQEMIENVLIIERLIQFGNRYRATNRQVHEYLLEAEDAFKKFRYIKALEDAAKAVEIIDPNAIKRIEELVQEQLLTK; via the coding sequence ATGATAAAGTATATCATCATTGTTGTCGTCGTACTATTAGCATTATTAATGGCAGGCTTAGTAGTAAGACGCAAGCATAATGCAGAAATAGGACGATTAGATAAGGAAAAACTACAAATACAACATTACCCGATTTTTGAGGAGCTCGCAAAAGTAAAAGCCCTTAATATGAACGGTCAAACAGAAGAGCTGTTTGAAAACTGGCGTAATCGCTGGTTGGATGTTGTCGATAAGCAAATTCCGAAAATTGACGAATTGTTGTTTGATGCGGAAGAATTTGTCGACCGATTTAAATTTAAAAAAGCATCACATACAGAACGTGATATCGAACAGGAGCTTGCTAAATGTGAGCAAGTACGTGTGCAGATTATTACTGAACTGGATGAATTGATTGGCAGTGAAGAGAAAAACCGCATTGAAATCGAGCAGCTGAAAGAATATTACCGCTCTGCACGCAAGACAATTTTGGCGCACCAGCATTCATTTGGACCTGCGTTGGAAGCGTTGGAAAAGAAGCTGGAGCAATTTACGCCGAAGTTTGAAGAGTTTGATGAGTTAACGAAAGACGGCAACTATTTGCAGGCACGTGAAATTGTCCTACAGCTGAACAGTGAAGCACAAGAAATTTTTAGTTTATTAAATGATGTGCCGACACTGCTTACAGAAATTCAAACTAAAATCCCAACTGCAATTCATGAACTTCGTAATGGACAGCGTGAAATGGAAGAACAAAGGTATTATTTACGCCATTTAGAACTGACGGAATATTTGAATGGACTTGAAAACGAACTGGAAATGTTAAAAACGGCAATTGCTGAATTGAACTTGCCGGCAGTTTCACCACGCATTCAAACAATTAATGATGAAATTGATCACTTCTATAACTTGCTTGAAAAAGAAGTTATGGCAAGAAAATATGTTGAACGCAACTGTTCGGGTATGTACAGTGTGATCAATGATGTAATGCGCCTCACTAAGGACATTAATGATGAAGTCGCTTATGTACAGCATAGCTACCGTTTACAGGATAAAGAAGCGGAAATTCCAAAAGCGGGCTTAAAGCATTTGGAAGTATTACAAAGACGCTATGAACTGTTATCAACACGCGTTCAAGAAGAAAAGTCAGCTTACTCGAGCTTACAGGAAGAGCTAAAAGAAATTACGGATGAAATTGAGCAAATTGCTGAAGAGCAGGAAAAATTCTCGAACAAACTGAAAAATCTCCGTATCGATGAAAATAAAGCAAGAGCTGAATTGGAAACTTTAAAGCGCTTATTGCAAGATACAGAGCGCCTGCTAGGACGTGCCAATATTCCGGGGATTCCGGAAGAAATGGATGCTAGATTAGAAGAGGCAGCAGAACAGATTTTTGTAGTTGTTCAAAGCCTACAGGAAGTACCGTTGAATATTATCCAAGTGAACCAGCATTTACTAAATGCAAAGCAGTCGATTGAGGAAACACATGAAAAAGCACAGGAAATGATTGAAAATGTATTAATTATTGAGCGTCTTATTCAGTTCGGTAACCGCTACCGTGCTACAAATCGACAAGTACATGAATATTTGCTTGAAGCTGAAGACGCATTCAAGAAATTCCGCTACATAAAAGCACTGGAAGATGCAGCAAAAGCGGTTGAAATTATCGACCCTAATGCAATTAAGCGCATTGAGGAGCTCGTTCAGGAGCAGCTGCTTACAAAATAA
- a CDS encoding GAF domain-containing protein: MFGNITYNGTLTEQYELLSKQLDALLEGEKNLIANLSNASALLNTFLKEINWVGFYLMDEGELVLGPFQGLPACVRIPVGRGVCGTTVAKEQTMVVDDVHAFPGHIACDAASKSEIVIPLIKNGVVLGVLDIDSPIEARFTTEDKDGLEKFVNILLKHI, encoded by the coding sequence ATGTTTGGAAATATTACTTATAACGGGACTTTGACAGAACAGTACGAACTGCTTTCTAAACAGTTGGATGCATTGCTGGAAGGGGAAAAAAACTTAATCGCTAACTTAAGTAACGCTTCCGCTTTATTAAATACTTTTTTAAAGGAAATTAACTGGGTTGGATTTTATTTAATGGATGAAGGCGAATTGGTACTTGGACCATTCCAGGGCTTGCCTGCTTGTGTTCGAATTCCTGTAGGTCGCGGTGTTTGTGGCACAACCGTTGCAAAAGAACAGACAATGGTTGTAGACGATGTACACGCTTTCCCAGGTCATATTGCTTGTGACGCTGCATCCAAATCGGAAATCGTTATTCCTTTAATTAAAAATGGAGTCGTTTTAGGCGTTTTAGATATTGATAGCCCGATTGAAGCACGTTTTACTACCGAAGATAAAGATGGTTTGGAAAAATTCGTGAATATACTGTTAAAGCATATTTAA
- a CDS encoding diguanylate cyclase — translation MVENQQKIDQFKSDILSLCMKTKLQRSKFYDYFFLLEECLIKHFDMEHCFLFHVSENKLKPIDNLELLNVDVTLDLIQPYFNGNKVVKLPGFLREQPYFANHTDVMPLIINDKIEAIIIFKYNPVNAPIEKVLTEDIVSAISGSYSFLTSKYEVYSNEQKYRKLYGMTDLFHSTMDIDVILENVLVTIEENFPGLEVELILSNDQDRQTRVKIKPFDYLSERPATIESFVSGELNEDIAVEQNRRLLNVPIKGRQAIYGILQVKAPINYPFASSEKEFIRMLAQASGNALENAKLYHQSHRLITDLQLINETSHRLNMKLTISEMLLFLQKQMMKSFQPMELGFLFKEDDKYILTEACTDLFNHIACNVYIQHVEKHFQSTQDPLFIADFSRLISGDIEYKSIMAIPMIVEEDIIGFSIVLHKEPYFFSFDSFKLMQSLIHHSSLAISNSVLREQLQEMVDRDHLTKLYARSYSDAYVEKAIQKEDSGMFLLIDIDNFKKVNDTYGHQVGDDVIVQIAKRLQSEIGKRGICSRWGGEELAIYIPNISEREAIEISDGIVQMVPNVTNPSVTVSAGMITWHKSSRPDFKNMFLQADIALYHAKRNGKNRLCVYEKPMELQC, via the coding sequence ATGGTGGAAAATCAACAAAAGATTGATCAATTTAAATCGGATATTTTAAGCCTTTGTATGAAGACGAAATTACAACGAAGTAAATTTTATGATTACTTTTTCCTATTAGAAGAATGCCTAATAAAACACTTTGATATGGAACATTGTTTTTTATTTCATGTAAGCGAAAATAAATTGAAACCGATCGACAACTTAGAACTGCTGAATGTTGATGTAACATTAGATTTAATACAACCCTATTTTAACGGTAATAAAGTTGTGAAGTTACCAGGGTTTTTAAGAGAGCAGCCGTATTTTGCAAACCATACGGATGTTATGCCACTTATAATAAACGATAAAATAGAAGCTATTATTATATTTAAATATAATCCAGTAAACGCACCTATTGAAAAAGTGCTGACAGAAGATATTGTAAGTGCGATATCTGGTTCCTATTCATTTTTAACTTCAAAATATGAAGTTTATTCGAATGAACAAAAATACCGTAAATTGTACGGTATGACCGATCTTTTCCATTCGACGATGGATATTGATGTAATTTTGGAAAATGTGCTTGTTACAATTGAAGAGAATTTTCCTGGTCTGGAAGTTGAACTGATTTTATCGAATGACCAAGACCGTCAAACGAGAGTGAAAATAAAACCTTTCGACTATTTGTCGGAGCGGCCAGCAACCATTGAGTCTTTCGTATCGGGAGAATTGAATGAGGATATAGCTGTTGAACAAAACCGCCGATTATTGAATGTTCCTATAAAAGGGAGACAAGCCATATACGGAATTTTACAGGTGAAAGCACCTATCAATTACCCATTTGCAAGTTCAGAAAAAGAATTTATCCGCATGCTTGCCCAAGCTTCAGGAAATGCTTTGGAAAACGCAAAACTCTATCATCAATCACATCGTCTCATCACGGATTTGCAGTTGATCAATGAAACTTCCCATCGTTTAAATATGAAATTAACAATCAGTGAAATGCTATTATTTTTACAAAAGCAAATGATGAAATCGTTTCAGCCGATGGAGTTAGGATTCCTTTTTAAAGAAGATGACAAGTATATTTTGACTGAAGCTTGTACAGACCTTTTCAATCATATAGCGTGTAATGTATATATTCAGCATGTGGAAAAACATTTTCAATCGACACAAGACCCATTATTTATTGCTGATTTCAGCCGTCTTATTTCAGGGGACATTGAGTATAAATCGATCATGGCCATTCCAATGATTGTAGAAGAAGATATTATCGGGTTTAGCATTGTATTGCATAAAGAACCATATTTCTTCTCCTTTGATAGCTTCAAATTAATGCAATCACTTATTCATCATTCCTCTTTAGCAATTTCCAATTCGGTATTGCGTGAACAGCTTCAGGAAATGGTGGATCGAGACCATTTAACAAAGCTTTACGCTAGAAGTTACTCCGATGCATACGTGGAAAAGGCAATTCAAAAGGAAGATTCAGGGATGTTCCTGTTAATTGATATTGATAACTTTAAAAAAGTTAATGACACATACGGCCATCAAGTTGGAGATGATGTAATCGTACAAATAGCTAAGCGACTCCAAAGTGAAATAGGAAAAAGAGGCATATGCTCACGCTGGGGTGGTGAAGAACTCGCTATCTATATTCCGAATATTTCAGAAAGAGAGGCAATTGAAATTTCTGATGGGATTGTACAGATGGTGCCAAATGTAACAAATCCTTCAGTTACGGTTTCTGCGGGTATGATTACGTGGCATAAGAGCAGCCGTCCGGATTTTAAAAATATGTTTTTGCAAGCTGATATTGCACTTTACCATGCAAAACGAAACGGAAAAAACCGACTATGTGTATATGAAAAACCAATGGAACTACAATGTTAA
- the hisJ gene encoding histidinol-phosphatase HisJ, whose amino-acid sequence MKRDGHIHTPFCPHGSTDSIEKYVEKAIASGFKEITFTEHAPLPENFVDPTPDKDSGMNPAYLMDYFKLLKRAKEQYQSEIKINIGLEVDYIVGYEHETKQFLNEVGPLMDDAILSVHFLNFQDEYVCIDFSQEVYLQFANKVGGILPMYKLYYETVKKSIKADLGLYKPKRIGHPTLIHKFQHAHDEQIDDAADISELLKMMQTGHYELDFNSAGLSKPYCKEPYPPYPFVKQAIDLQIPVIFGSDAHTAADLHQHYNLLQDKITF is encoded by the coding sequence TTGAAACGAGACGGTCATATACATACACCTTTTTGTCCCCATGGTTCTACAGATTCGATCGAAAAATATGTCGAAAAAGCGATAGCAAGCGGCTTTAAAGAGATTACTTTTACAGAGCATGCCCCCTTACCTGAAAACTTTGTCGATCCAACGCCTGACAAGGATAGCGGCATGAATCCCGCTTATTTGATGGATTACTTTAAACTACTGAAGCGCGCTAAAGAACAGTATCAATCTGAAATTAAAATCAATATTGGCTTAGAAGTAGACTATATTGTCGGCTATGAACATGAAACAAAACAATTTCTGAATGAAGTCGGTCCATTGATGGATGACGCCATATTGTCCGTACACTTTTTAAACTTTCAAGACGAGTATGTATGTATTGACTTTTCACAGGAAGTATATTTACAATTTGCCAATAAGGTTGGCGGCATTCTTCCTATGTATAAGCTTTACTACGAAACGGTGAAAAAGTCGATCAAAGCAGATTTAGGCTTATATAAACCAAAGCGTATAGGACATCCTACTTTAATCCATAAATTCCAGCATGCCCATGACGAACAGATCGATGATGCAGCGGACATCAGTGAATTATTGAAGATGATGCAAACCGGTCATTATGAGCTGGATTTTAATAGTGCCGGTCTGAGTAAACCGTATTGTAAGGAGCCATACCCGCCCTATCCATTTGTGAAACAGGCAATTGATTTACAAATCCCGGTTATTTTCGGCTCGGATGCCCATACGGCAGCTGATTTACATCAGCATTATAATTTATTGCAAGACAAAATAACTTTTTAA
- the rpsD gene encoding 30S ribosomal protein S4: MSRYTGPSWKLSRRLGISLSGTGKEIAKRPYAPGQHGPNSRGKKSEYGLQLTEKQKLRHMYGMTERQFKNTYLRAGKLQGVHGENFMILLETRLDNLVYRLGLARTRRAARQLVNHGHILVDGNRVDIPSYSVKPGQTISLREKSANLSVVAESIEVNSFVPEYLSFDADSKVGTFVRLPERSELSSEINEQFIVEFYSR, from the coding sequence ATGTCTCGTTATACAGGTCCATCTTGGAAACTATCTCGTCGTCTTGGTATTTCATTAAGCGGCACAGGTAAAGAAATCGCAAAACGCCCTTACGCACCAGGTCAACACGGCCCGAACTCTCGTGGTAAAAAATCAGAGTACGGTCTACAATTAACTGAAAAGCAAAAATTACGTCATATGTACGGTATGACTGAACGTCAATTCAAAAACACTTACCTACGTGCTGGTAAATTACAAGGTGTACACGGTGAAAACTTCATGATCTTACTTGAAACTCGCCTTGACAACTTAGTTTACCGTTTAGGTTTAGCTCGCACTCGTCGTGCAGCTCGTCAATTAGTTAACCACGGTCACATCTTAGTTGATGGTAACCGCGTTGACATCCCATCTTACTCAGTAAAACCAGGTCAAACAATCTCTTTACGTGAGAAATCAGCTAACCTTTCAGTTGTTGCTGAATCAATCGAAGTAAACAGCTTCGTACCAGAATATTTATCATTCGATGCAGACTCTAAAGTAGGTACTTTCGTACGTTTACCAGAGCGCTCTGAATTAT
- a CDS encoding cysteine desulfurase family protein — translation MIYLDNSATTKPHKDVLATFMLVNEQYYANPASIHRAGVESNALLTKAREQLANILHTEEKNILFTSGGTESNNAALFGLAKSSNFRGKHIITTEIEHPSILEAVKRLEEEGYEIDYLKVNKYGVISLDELQQKLRKDTIIVSIMHVNNEIGAVQPIKEAAQIIHDSCQAMFHVDAIQSFGKLPVFFDGDNGPDVISISGHKIQGLKGSGLLAFRKKPQLKAFIVGGGQEFGLRSGTVAVPQAVSLAKAARLAVEGMAENVENFKKWSADLHRFFEQFGQEVYVLSPKDGAPHILSFSVRGLKGEILINALQKRDIIVSTSSACSSKQTKTSHVVEALNIDSRYKNGVLRLSLGAINTDEDIASFKKQFTIVMKELKGDITQ, via the coding sequence ATGATATATTTAGATAATAGTGCGACAACAAAGCCGCACAAAGATGTCTTGGCTACATTTATGTTAGTGAATGAACAGTATTATGCGAACCCTGCATCGATTCACCGTGCAGGTGTCGAGTCAAATGCTTTACTAACAAAAGCCCGGGAGCAATTAGCGAATATTCTTCATACAGAGGAAAAGAATATTTTGTTCACTTCCGGAGGGACGGAATCGAATAATGCAGCACTTTTTGGTTTAGCCAAATCGAGCAATTTTAGAGGCAAGCATATTATTACGACAGAAATAGAACACCCTTCGATTCTGGAAGCAGTCAAGCGATTGGAAGAAGAAGGCTACGAAATTGATTACCTAAAAGTGAATAAATATGGAGTCATTTCTTTAGATGAATTACAGCAAAAGCTTCGCAAAGATACTATTATTGTGAGCATTATGCATGTCAACAACGAAATCGGAGCTGTGCAGCCGATTAAGGAAGCTGCACAAATTATTCACGATTCATGCCAGGCAATGTTCCATGTTGATGCGATTCAAAGTTTCGGTAAGCTGCCGGTCTTTTTTGATGGAGACAACGGTCCGGATGTCATTTCCATTTCAGGTCATAAAATTCAGGGTTTAAAAGGAAGTGGCTTGTTAGCATTCCGTAAAAAACCACAGCTTAAGGCATTTATTGTTGGTGGTGGACAAGAGTTTGGATTAAGAAGTGGTACGGTTGCTGTACCTCAAGCTGTATCATTGGCAAAAGCCGCCCGTTTAGCTGTTGAAGGCATGGCGGAGAATGTTGAAAACTTTAAAAAGTGGTCTGCAGATCTTCATCGTTTCTTTGAGCAATTTGGTCAGGAAGTATATGTCCTGTCGCCGAAAGACGGTGCACCGCATATTTTATCGTTCAGTGTAAGAGGATTAAAAGGTGAAATTTTAATAAATGCATTACAAAAACGTGATATTATCGTTTCAACATCAAGTGCCTGCTCGTCAAAACAGACGAAAACAAGCCATGTTGTGGAAGCTCTTAATATCGATAGCCGCTATAAAAACGGTGTCCTCCGTTTAAGCCTAGGCGCCATCAATACAGACGAAGATATTGCCTCATTTAAAAAGCAATTCACAATCGTAATGAAAGAATTAAAAGGAGATATTACGCAATGA